In the Leptospira sp. WS4.C2 genome, one interval contains:
- a CDS encoding 50S ribosomal protein L25/general stress protein Ctc — protein MEKISIKAQTRTSKGKGPARRMRVEGLVPANIIGSGEAKSASVVEKEIQKLIDSGIRKATLIDLELDGKTERVFVKEIQRFPHTGQIRHIDFFKVTPGKKILTTVAIKTTGVAKGSKAGGQFEHLVHEIKVKSTPEDLTDVITIDVSGLDIGNMIKVSELPHPASWEILMNGDPIVASCSKTKAILAAERAEKAEAETKGKPAAKKAGKK, from the coding sequence ATGGAAAAAATCAGTATCAAAGCACAAACAAGAACTTCTAAAGGAAAAGGTCCTGCAAGAAGAATGCGTGTGGAAGGTTTAGTACCGGCGAACATCATCGGAAGCGGTGAAGCAAAATCGGCAAGTGTTGTCGAAAAAGAAATCCAAAAACTCATCGACTCAGGAATCCGTAAGGCAACCCTAATCGACCTCGAACTTGATGGTAAAACAGAAAGAGTTTTCGTAAAAGAAATTCAAAGGTTTCCACACACAGGTCAGATCCGTCACATCGACTTCTTTAAAGTAACTCCTGGTAAAAAAATCCTAACAACAGTAGCTATCAAAACGACTGGTGTTGCAAAAGGATCCAAAGCAGGTGGACAGTTCGAACACCTCGTTCACGAAATCAAAGTAAAGTCAACTCCTGAAGATCTAACTGACGTAATTACAATTGATGTGAGTGGACTTGATATCGGAAATATGATCAAAGTTTCTGAACTTCCGCATCCTGCTTCTTGGGAAATCCTAATGAATGGGGACCCGATTGTTGCTTCTTGTAGCAAAACAAAAGCGATCTTGGCTGCGGAACGTGCTGAAAAAGCAGAAGCAGAAACCAAAGGCAAACCAGCAGCGAAAAAAGCTGGAAAGAAATAA
- a CDS encoding ribose-phosphate pyrophosphokinase: MNPSEVVVFSGNANRPLAEEICKHLNIPNGQISVKRFSDGESSVKIEENVRGRDVFVVQSISYPANDSLMELLLIIDAARRASARRITAVIPYYGYGRQDRKVEPRVPISARMVADLIETVGPDRVLTMDLHADQIQGFFRIPVDHLYFSPVLAEYINSLGMEDLVIVSPDSGGAERARNFGKKVNGSLAIIDKRRPKANESVVMHVIGEIKDKNCLLLDDMIDTGGTIAKAATALYQNGAKSVLCCASHGVLSGEAPTKLNEGNFNQIVLSNSIAIPESKKINHLKTLSIAPLFAKAIERIHNEESISSLFS; the protein is encoded by the coding sequence ATGAATCCCAGCGAAGTAGTTGTATTTTCTGGAAATGCAAACAGACCTCTTGCCGAGGAAATTTGTAAACACCTGAACATTCCCAACGGCCAAATCTCTGTTAAGAGATTCTCCGACGGAGAAAGTTCTGTAAAAATCGAAGAGAACGTTCGTGGTCGGGATGTATTTGTGGTTCAATCCATAAGTTACCCAGCAAACGACAGCTTGATGGAACTTTTACTAATCATTGATGCTGCCAGAAGAGCTTCTGCTCGCCGCATTACTGCCGTTATCCCTTACTATGGTTATGGACGCCAAGACAGAAAGGTAGAACCACGGGTTCCGATTTCTGCTCGTATGGTGGCTGATTTAATCGAAACTGTAGGTCCTGACCGAGTTCTCACTATGGACTTACATGCGGACCAAATCCAAGGATTCTTTCGTATCCCTGTAGACCATTTATACTTTTCACCGGTCCTTGCGGAGTACATCAACTCACTTGGTATGGAAGACCTTGTCATTGTTTCCCCAGACTCTGGTGGAGCAGAAAGAGCTCGTAACTTCGGAAAGAAAGTAAACGGATCACTTGCCATCATTGACAAACGTAGACCAAAAGCTAACGAGTCTGTGGTGATGCATGTCATTGGTGAAATCAAAGACAAAAACTGTTTATTACTTGATGATATGATAGATACTGGCGGAACGATTGCCAAAGCGGCGACTGCTCTCTACCAAAACGGAGCCAAATCGGTATTGTGTTGTGCATCCCACGGTGTTCTTTCTGGAGAAGCACCGACCAAATTGAATGAAGGCAACTTCAATCAAATTGTACTCTCAAATTCTATCGCCATTCCCGAGAGCAAAAAAATAAATCACTTGAAAACGCTCTCTATCGCCCCACTCTTTGCTAAAGCCATCGAGCGGATTCATAACGAAGAATCAATCTCTAGTCTGTTTTCATAA
- a CDS encoding sugar phosphate nucleotidyltransferase, producing the protein MNLHNTVTAVILAAGKGTRMKSELPKVAVVLNESPLLLHVLRNIESAGIKRKIVVVGYRKDIVTDIAKSFSGVEFAEQTEQLGTGHAVLSAEPILTPYSGYTIVACGDAPLISAKSFSELIDLHKENGYSATVLSAKMENPTGYGRIIRSADDASLLRIVEEKDASPEEKVVNEVNTGTYCFTTEDLFGALKQIGNDNAQKEYYLTDVIKIFRSLGKKVGAKTLANALESHGINSPEDLALAKQYIDKGLVGV; encoded by the coding sequence ATGAACCTACATAATACTGTAACTGCTGTTATTTTGGCGGCGGGGAAAGGAACTCGAATGAAGAGTGAGCTTCCCAAGGTTGCGGTTGTACTGAACGAATCTCCACTTTTACTTCACGTTCTTCGCAATATCGAATCCGCCGGCATCAAACGAAAAATCGTGGTTGTCGGTTACCGCAAAGATATCGTTACAGATATCGCAAAATCATTTTCTGGCGTAGAATTTGCCGAACAAACAGAACAATTGGGAACAGGACACGCTGTCCTTTCGGCAGAACCCATACTCACACCTTATTCAGGTTATACGATTGTTGCTTGCGGTGATGCACCCCTAATCTCTGCAAAATCATTTTCTGAACTCATAGACCTCCATAAAGAAAACGGATATTCCGCGACTGTTCTCTCAGCCAAGATGGAAAACCCTACTGGATACGGTCGTATCATTCGTTCTGCCGATGATGCTAGTCTTTTACGCATCGTAGAAGAAAAGGATGCAAGTCCTGAAGAGAAAGTAGTAAACGAAGTGAACACGGGAACCTACTGTTTTACCACGGAAGATCTTTTCGGTGCGCTAAAACAAATCGGTAATGACAACGCTCAGAAAGAATATTACCTCACAGATGTGATCAAGATTTTTAGATCCTTGGGGAAAAAAGTTGGGGCAAAAACTTTGGCAAATGCACTAGAAAGCCATGGTATCAATTCCCCTGAAGATTTAGCTCTCGCAAAACAATATATAGATAAAGGGTTGGTTGGAGTATGA
- a CDS encoding 4-(cytidine 5'-diphospho)-2-C-methyl-D-erythritol kinase: MNSLKSIAKGKINIGLMIPYKREDGLHEIRSVFVPISFGDPMEIQINPLSLGQTSSFHLVSENHLHGYRREKFEEVSERGDLTRNILCKAFQKLVTSLREPVSITIRLQKYLPPEGGIGGGSSNAGLFLQELFPWTDLPKVEEIPLAKSIGADVPFFLQSSSCYVSGIGEVLEPISVAQGSGILAIPPFGLSTASMYLGLQKSLQKPYGSEVWKSLAEDLIRSLQVGDWAYLQNRLENEFEKIAFQTQPLLKELKLGFYESGAVYASLSGSGSCFYGIYPSDRERDEAQRIVSDRFPDMEFRTFSF, translated from the coding sequence ATGAATTCCTTGAAGTCCATTGCCAAGGGAAAGATTAACATTGGTTTGATGATCCCCTACAAACGGGAAGACGGATTACATGAAATTCGCAGCGTTTTTGTTCCTATCAGTTTTGGAGATCCGATGGAAATCCAAATTAATCCCCTCTCGCTTGGACAAACTTCAAGTTTCCATTTAGTTTCTGAAAACCATCTCCACGGTTATCGGCGTGAAAAATTTGAAGAAGTTTCTGAAAGGGGAGATCTCACCCGAAACATACTCTGCAAAGCCTTCCAAAAGTTAGTCACTTCCCTTCGGGAACCAGTTTCTATCACCATCCGATTACAAAAATACCTTCCGCCCGAAGGGGGAATTGGGGGGGGAAGTAGCAATGCGGGCCTTTTTCTACAAGAACTCTTTCCTTGGACCGATCTTCCGAAAGTAGAAGAGATTCCCTTGGCAAAATCCATCGGTGCGGATGTCCCCTTTTTTTTGCAGTCCTCCTCCTGTTATGTGAGCGGGATCGGTGAGGTGCTCGAGCCCATTTCTGTCGCCCAAGGCTCTGGAATTTTGGCCATTCCTCCCTTCGGACTTTCTACCGCATCTATGTATTTAGGCCTTCAAAAAAGTTTACAAAAACCCTATGGTTCCGAAGTATGGAAATCTCTGGCAGAGGATTTAATTCGAAGTCTTCAGGTCGGGGATTGGGCATACCTGCAAAACAGGCTCGAGAACGAGTTTGAAAAAATCGCTTTTCAGACCCAACCCTTACTAAAGGAATTGAAATTAGGGTTCTATGAGTCGGGAGCAGTCTATGCTTCTTTATCGGGTTCGGGTTCTTGCTTTTATGGCATTTATCCTTCAGATAGAGAGAGAGACGAAGCCCAACGCATTGTCTCCGATCGATTCCCCGATATGGAATTTCGAACGTTCTCTTTTTAG
- a CDS encoding WYL domain-containing protein, with the protein MNPSTLRAASKLNLIRLLASHPEGLGLEEIQSVTGHKSIAALKKDLGELYMIEMYPYSPTDAVDLDFDGEKVKIRLPIAVDSALPLSPKEWTLLRSLLQKQKTKEDSKLNHSILSKIDSVIPSGDWSPYQKSKETIVNAINEKKILTIVYWKRDNQEKETRTLAPWILWEENDSYLLAYDLTKEGFRSFRLDYILDITITDTKYPTLPDTAGEFLDGFKQLFGADSKNKDFAKLWITDSASYHLGMKLTLEPTGAQKQIGDTLYREFTAPIRDQNWFVQTILGYGTSVLVAEPKELKDSIQFHLQSIAPSKPNLQTLS; encoded by the coding sequence ATGAATCCATCCACTCTTCGGGCCGCTTCCAAATTAAATTTAATCCGCCTTCTGGCTTCTCATCCAGAAGGTCTTGGATTAGAAGAAATTCAAAGCGTAACGGGACACAAATCAATCGCAGCACTCAAAAAAGATTTGGGTGAGTTGTATATGATTGAGATGTATCCTTATTCACCCACCGATGCTGTGGATTTAGATTTTGATGGGGAGAAGGTAAAAATCCGACTCCCCATTGCTGTAGATTCCGCACTCCCCCTTTCCCCAAAAGAATGGACCCTTCTTAGATCACTTTTACAAAAACAAAAAACAAAAGAAGATTCCAAACTAAATCATTCGATCTTAAGCAAAATTGATTCGGTGATTCCTTCGGGTGATTGGTCTCCCTATCAAAAATCAAAAGAAACGATTGTAAATGCCATAAACGAAAAAAAAATACTAACAATTGTTTATTGGAAAAGGGATAACCAAGAAAAGGAAACAAGAACTCTAGCGCCATGGATTCTCTGGGAAGAAAATGATTCTTATCTTTTGGCCTATGACCTAACCAAAGAAGGATTCCGCTCCTTTCGATTGGATTATATTTTAGACATTACGATTACTGATACAAAATACCCGACCCTACCGGACACGGCAGGGGAATTTTTAGATGGATTCAAACAATTGTTTGGTGCCGATTCCAAAAACAAAGATTTTGCAAAACTATGGATCACTGATTCAGCCTCTTACCATCTAGGAATGAAACTTACCCTAGAACCTACGGGAGCCCAAAAACAAATTGGGGATACTCTTTACCGAGAATTCACGGCTCCCATCCGAGACCAAAACTGGTTTGTCCAAACCATTCTAGGATATGGAACCTCCGTACTCGTTGCAGAACCGAAGGAATTAAAAGACTCCATTCAATTCCACTTACAATCCATAGCACCTTCAAAACCAAATCTTCAAACGCTATCTTAG